From a single Rutidosis leptorrhynchoides isolate AG116_Rl617_1_P2 chromosome 5, CSIRO_AGI_Rlap_v1, whole genome shotgun sequence genomic region:
- the LOC139849545 gene encoding deoxyuridine 5'-triphosphate nucleotidohydrolase-like, producing MAGTFGAILGSFSLAVNLIPYKAHHHLDRCPFRSSSTFNCLSSSKSSSVSVTMASNNITNGSLEIQEPTQKLQKLDHQINLLKVKKLSENAVLPSRGSSLAAGYDLSSAIETKVPARGKALVPTDLSIAIPEGTYARVAPRSGLAWKHSIDVGAGVIDADYRGPVGVILFNHSDVDFEVKVGDRIAQLILEKIITPEIIEVDDLDSTVRGSGGFGSTGV from the exons ATGGCGGGAACTTTTGGCGCCATTCTAGGTTCATTCTCTCTAGCGGTCAATTTAATTCCCTATAAAGCCCATCACCATCTCGATCGTTGTCCATTTCGATCATCATCAACATTCAACTGcctttcatcatctaaatcatcatCTGTTTCAGTAACAATGGCGTCAAACAACATAACCAACGGCAGCCTTGAAATCCAAGAACCAACACAAAAGCTTCAGAAACTCGATCATCAGATCAATCTGTTAAAAGTGAAGAAGCTCTCGGAGAACGCCGTTTTGCCTTCTCGAGGCTCGTCACTTGCTGCCGGTTACGATCTCTCTAG TGCAATCGAGACAAAGGTACCAGCAAGGGGTAAAGCATTGGTTCCAACTGATTTAAGCATAGCAATACCTGAAGGAACATATGCTCGCGTTG CTCCGAGATCTGGGTTGGCATGGAAGCATTCGATTGATGTTGGGGCCGGTGTGATTGATGCAGATTACCGTGGTCCGGTTGGGGTGATATTGTTTAATCATTCTGATGTTGATTTTGAAGTGAAAGTGGGTGATCGAATTGCGCAATTGATTTTAGAAAAGATCATCACTCCTGAAATCATTGAGGTTGATGATTTGGATTCTACTGTTCGAGGTTCAGGCGGGTTCGGGTCGACTGGTGTTTAA